The following DNA comes from Erigeron canadensis isolate Cc75 chromosome 3, C_canadensis_v1, whole genome shotgun sequence.
GTTGATTCTGTTGAACCAATGGGCCTCAAACTGTAATCTTCCTCTTGTAGCATTTGGTCCTTCTCGAAACAGTCTTCTAGCCACTGACAGTTGACCAGATGTAACTTTTTGTTCCTTAAAAGACGCCTCTCCGATGATGAGAAACTGTCACAGCGAATATTAAAATTACACTCACAAGTCTTTTTTAGAACGGAGAACAACTCCAGTAAAATGTCTGATCAAATGGCCTGATGTTGATTACCTTTTCAATATAGTATCAAAATCCACATTTAACCCTGGCAAGGACATGACCACCATATGAGTAGCAGTAGAAATATGATTGCTGACTTTACCGCCATTAAAGGAAACTTCAAGTTTCATCCTTCTCATTGAAAGTTCAAGGAAAGCTTCCCAATCTGATCTCCTACAACTCAAACCCATGGTTGATTATCTATATTAAATTTACTAAAATatccaagaaaaagaaagttGAGAAAGTTTAACAAAGATCTTACAGATAGTTTGCTGGAACATAGAAATACATGCAGCATCCACTGAAGCGTGACCACTTGTCCAGAGGACAGTACttctttttataataatcaatggttttagaatcCTCAGATCTATTGATGTTATTCAAAAGCTGGAAACAAAACCACAATGTTTAGTCTATTAATTTAGTACCATTAAAAAGAATGGTGACTGACTGATTATCCGAACTTTACAATTACCTGTTCCAAATCTTTGATGTCAATATTCATATAATAAGCATCTGAAAATTCATCAATATCTTCTTGTAATTTCTTCTTTGAAGACTCGGAAAGTACGAGAAAATACCTATATTACCCATATCTACAGATGAGACACTTCAATGTATAgcaaaaaactcaaaaaagatAGTAATGGGTACTGCAAAAATTACTTCGGCTGTAAGGGGATAAGTTTCTTTTGAGTACAACAATCAAGTAGCCATGAGTAATGGATGACATCACCATGACGCTTTGCAGCTTGAAACTTGATCCCTCTACTTTCGGCAGCAATACAATGAGTAACTGCATTGTTCAAATTCATTGAAAAAGTACCACCATTTTCAGCCACCATTTTGTGCAATGAATCCATGGTATGCGTCGAAGGTACATTCGCAAAGTCTAAAATGTTTCAGGAATTCCAAATATATAACTATCCACCATGGTAAAGATAAATAATGACAGAAATACTAAACAAATTTGATAGAAGGATACAAAACATCATATCTGATAATATTTTTGTCTCTCCTTTAACTTGAGAAACATCAGTCTTGAGCAGATGAGAGGGAACTGACGAACCACTTTTTTTATTTGCAGCCCTTGATGATTTTGCTCGTTTTGGTTTATTTTCTTGCTGATTCTCCCCCCATTGTGTTGTATGATTGCTAGAATGCACCAACTCTACAAAAGCTGCAATAATCAACGTCCATCATCTATACTGAAAAGTCAAATTAAGATGTAAAATGAATAACAATTACCAACTTACAGTCAACATCAAGGCATTCATGCCAAGGTTTATCGTCCCTCACTTTATCTATACGGGGAAACCTCAAACTGTATGGAGCAGCAAAAACCTAAAATACGAAAGTGAATTGAATAACTTCATcttataaattgattaaactgcaataaaaaataaagttcgTAAATTTCAGAGCCACACCTCAGACCGAATCGTACGAATGTCACTGGTAATAGAAAGTATGATTGATCTGTGTGTGAGTAGAAAACATAATGGTGAGAAGCAGTGCCCCATATAGAGATTTTTTTCACCCAAAgtctaattttaaaatatacaagATCCTAAAGTGTTTacttcaaaaaaatatttatgtataACCACTTTTCTTGTAATATATCTTTCTTAGCGGACAAAAAAGTGATGTAGGTCAACCCAATTACCACCGAGTAAAATAAACCATTTTAGCCCAACCAATTTTGACACTTTATATGACCCATATTGACAGTTTACCTAATCCATCCGGCAAGACCATGCTGCCACTTCTTGTAAGAAGCACTCATGTTGTCATGAGATTTTTTAAGCTTATTACAAGTAAAAGAAATGCTTACTTCTCGGGACTATCAATCCAGACATCTGGTCTCTCTTTTGAGTTATTGGTAACCTTATAATAGTTAGGCGGACCCTTCTTTGGGTATTCATATTTCCTGCAGTGATTTTTCAATAAGGAAACATGTGTCAGCTATAAATGTGAAGGCAAGTTTCagactttaatatatattgaaagaAAATTGATCATCTGTTACCTAAAATAAGGCTTTAGCTTATTTACAACAGCATCAAGCTCTTCATCAGAGAGTCCAGTACCCACTCTGCAGAAGGAAATGAACCTGCAAAATAaaccatatataattaatattttcgATTATATAGGAAAATTTTAACTAATACATTCATCGTACCTCCTAGGGTAGGTATTTGGGGCTGGGCGTTCTGCTAGGCCCACTAAAAACTGTGCAACCTTCAATTAAAGTAACTTGTACTTTGTAAGTTCATTTTCTTGAATATGAACTCAACAGATAAATCAATGCAAAACAGATCTCACCTGTCCACCACGACGACCTGAGCCATAATATCCACctacaaaaataatttaatataactaTAAGCTATGACCATTAGTCATCAAGGAAAGAAGAAAATAACACACACCTATAATGAGAACATCCAGATCAGATCCAGCTCTAACATAATCAGGTTTCAACTTTAACCACTTGCCACTGCGATCACTTGGTTCCCATTTGGAGCCAAGGTCTTTCAAAACAATTCCTTCATCTCTATAAGTTCAAAAATATAATCAGATTAATATGCATACTAAACAACATTACACGAAGAACATAAATATTCTAGGACCAAATGATAATTCTATTTTGTTATGATTCATTGGTGATGTAACACTGACCTGTTCTCGATGGTTCGTTTGAAAAAAGTCTCAACGTCATCAATATTATGAGCAATGCGCGACCAGCATGGTTCCCCTGAATTACCAGTATTAATTGTGAAATAGTAAAGTTCCAAACAATGTTGTCACATGAttgaaaaataagttttaaCGGATGCAATAGATTATTCTGACACTTGATattagaaaggaaaagaaaatagaTTACTATAgcctaatatatatacttaggtGATCAGGACCATCTACTAATACATATTAACGGTTGCGAATCTATGGAAAACGATAAGGCTTTAACCAGAAAATtgattatttagttatttaccaGCAGCTGTATGAACATTAAGACCACCATCAGGAACCAATATCTCAAGACGTCCCTTGACTGGGTTCACAACCTTTTTAAGTAGCTCCTGACGTTCCTTTAGACTTTGATGTATAACACTGGTGTCTCCatcatataaaatatcaaatgcAACGTCTAGCAATATCCATAGTTACGGTTTAACAAATTCAAAGAAACACGTTAATTAGATATTCAAGAGCAGCGACCTAAACAAAACTTAGGTTCAATGGAAGGATACAACATAACTGCATTGAAGAAAAATGGTGAGTCAGAATTTTCTTTATCATGAAATATGAACCAAATCATATGGCTCAGGAAGTAACCTGTCGCTCACTAGCAAGTCCCTCCTTTGCAGCCTTggctgaaaaaaaaaaggcttgATCATCAATTGAAAAAATCGACAACACAACTTTACAGAGTTACCACTCTCCTTTCCCAAACATGTAATATTATGCAAACAGAAAATATAGTGGTGAGTATCAAAAAACCTATTTCTTGATTTAAGCCAAATTCAGCAAAAC
Coding sequences within:
- the LOC122593737 gene encoding DNA ligase 4 isoform X1, translating into MSGNTKFSVMCSLFNWIQKSKTSSKKRSKFRKFLDTYCKPWDYFAAVRLILPNLDRERGSYGLKESVLATCIIDALGMSRESADAVRLINWRKGGAKTGVNAGNFSLVAAEVLQRRQGMISGDLTIKEINDLLDRLASSENRAEKTSVLSDLIRNTNAQEMKWIVMIILKDLKLGISEKSIFHEFHPDAEDLFNVTCDLKLVCERLRDRRQRHKRQDIEVGKAVRPQLALRVANAASAWKKLHGKEVVIECKFDGDRIQIHKNGEEIHFYSRNFLDHPEYIHGMANIIKQNILVDRCILDGEMLVWDTSNDRFAEFGLNQEIAKAAKEGLASERQLCYVAFDILYDGDTSVIHQSLKERQELLKKVVNPVKGRLEILVPDGGLNVHTAAGEPCWSRIAHNIDDVETFFKRTIENRDEGIVLKDLGSKWEPSDRSGKWLKLKPDYVRAGSDLDVLIIGGYYGSGRRGGQVAQFLVGLAERPAPNTYPRRFISFCRVGTGLSDEELDAVVNKLKPYFRKYEYPKKGPPNYYKVTNNSKERPDVWIDSPEKSIILSITSDIRTIRSEVFAAPYSLRFPRIDKVRDDKPWHECLDVDSFVELVHSSNHTTQWGENQQENKPKRAKSSRAANKKSGSSVPSHLLKTDVSQVKGETKILSDMMFYFANVPSTHTMDSLHKMVAENGGTFSMNLNNAVTHCIAAESRGIKFQAAKRHGDVIHYSWLLDCCTQKKLIPLQPKYFLVLSESSKKKLQEDIDEFSDAYYMNIDIKDLEQLLNNINRSEDSKTIDYYKKKYCPLDKWSRFSGCCMYFYVPANYLRSDWEAFLELSMRRMKLEVSFNGGKVSNHISTATHMVVMSLPGLNVDFDTILKSFSSSERRLLRNKKLHLVNCQWLEDCFEKDQMLQEEDYSLRPIGSTESTSSDEKPLEVETFSSLKKEEDKKKKTEILEVPPSVTDGRKRRGRPTKAKTSTRGKTGLNQPRRTRARSGNKAVKLHEYASEEDEVSLDEIHVEVDQEKQHEMQDPVVEDTEPLKLDTYVSPYAQFTSEYGDNRGDNATNKESDKLEVMVDPVQAMLLDMIPSLEPKTNESVILDPPVPKSETPAPTSDPNPGPSKKKKVSFRERAMELLKD
- the LOC122593737 gene encoding DNA ligase 4 isoform X2, which translates into the protein MTCLIAWLQVKIEKTSVLSDLIRNTNAQEMKWIVMIILKDLKLGISEKSIFHEFHPDAEDLFNVTCDLKLVCERLRDRRQRHKRQDIEVGKAVRPQLALRVANAASAWKKLHGKEVVIECKFDGDRIQIHKNGEEIHFYSRNFLDHPEYIHGMANIIKQNILVDRCILDGEMLVWDTSNDRFAEFGLNQEIAKAAKEGLASERQLCYVAFDILYDGDTSVIHQSLKERQELLKKVVNPVKGRLEILVPDGGLNVHTAAGEPCWSRIAHNIDDVETFFKRTIENRDEGIVLKDLGSKWEPSDRSGKWLKLKPDYVRAGSDLDVLIIGGYYGSGRRGGQVAQFLVGLAERPAPNTYPRRFISFCRVGTGLSDEELDAVVNKLKPYFRKYEYPKKGPPNYYKVTNNSKERPDVWIDSPEKSIILSITSDIRTIRSEVFAAPYSLRFPRIDKVRDDKPWHECLDVDSFVELVHSSNHTTQWGENQQENKPKRAKSSRAANKKSGSSVPSHLLKTDVSQVKGETKILSDMMFYFANVPSTHTMDSLHKMVAENGGTFSMNLNNAVTHCIAAESRGIKFQAAKRHGDVIHYSWLLDCCTQKKLIPLQPKYFLVLSESSKKKLQEDIDEFSDAYYMNIDIKDLEQLLNNINRSEDSKTIDYYKKKYCPLDKWSRFSGCCMYFYVPANYLRSDWEAFLELSMRRMKLEVSFNGGKVSNHISTATHMVVMSLPGLNVDFDTILKSFSSSERRLLRNKKLHLVNCQWLEDCFEKDQMLQEEDYSLRPIGSTESTSSDEKPLEVETFSSLKKEEDKKKKTEILEVPPSVTDGRKRRGRPTKAKTSTRGKTGLNQPRRTRARSGNKAVKLHEYASEEDEVSLDEIHVEVDQEKQHEMQDPVVEDTEPLKLDTYVSPYAQFTSEYGDNRGDNATNKESDKLEVMVDPVQAMLLDMIPSLEPKTNESVILDPPVPKSETPAPTSDPNPGPSKKKKVSFRERAMELLKD